The Pyrococcus horikoshii OT3 genome includes a window with the following:
- a CDS encoding PIN domain-containing protein, whose translation MEEALKIVGEIDRDDAPYFALALKINAGIWSYDKKLYNQKKVKIFTTGELFEIIRKGKF comes from the coding sequence ATGGAAGAAGCCTTGAAAATTGTGGGGGAGATTGATAGAGATGATGCTCCTTACTTTGCACTTGCCTTGAAAATTAACGCCGGAATCTGGAGCTATGATAAAAAGCTTTACAATCAGAAAAAGGTTAAAATCTTCACGACGGGAGAGCTTTTTGAAATCATAAGAAAAGGGAAGTTTTAA
- the purM gene encoding phosphoribosylformylglycinamidine cyclo-ligase, which produces MLTYAQAGVDEEKTAKALRAIIDAARRTFKFRMNKIGEPGDIGHYSALLDFKDFYLAITTDGVGTKILVAEAVNKFDTIGIDMIAMNVNDLICVGAEPVALVDYLAVKEPNEDVFQQIAKGLYEGAKEAGIAIVGGETAVMPDLINGYDLAGTAVGIVEKDKVVTGEKIKPDDIVIGISSSGIHSNGLTLARKLLIPKYGLDYEYNGKKLWEWLLEPTRIYVKPILKLINEVEVHGLAHITGGGLLNLKRLTKYGFELEMPPIDGIFKLIYENGVPLEEMFRVFNMGVGFMVIVPQEEKENALQILNKYYESFELGKVIKEPEKIKVKNYGITL; this is translated from the coding sequence ATGCTAACATATGCACAAGCTGGTGTCGATGAAGAAAAGACGGCAAAGGCCCTTAGAGCGATAATAGATGCCGCAAGGAGGACTTTCAAATTTAGAATGAATAAGATTGGGGAACCAGGAGATATAGGACATTATTCAGCACTCCTGGATTTCAAGGACTTCTACCTTGCAATAACAACGGATGGAGTTGGAACTAAAATCCTAGTAGCCGAGGCCGTTAATAAGTTTGACACGATAGGAATTGATATGATAGCAATGAACGTTAACGATTTAATATGCGTAGGTGCCGAACCGGTAGCCCTGGTAGATTACCTCGCCGTAAAAGAACCGAATGAAGATGTATTCCAACAGATAGCCAAGGGATTATACGAAGGAGCGAAGGAAGCTGGAATAGCCATAGTAGGAGGGGAAACTGCCGTTATGCCCGACTTAATTAACGGATACGACCTAGCTGGAACCGCCGTAGGAATCGTTGAAAAGGATAAGGTAGTCACTGGAGAAAAGATAAAACCTGATGATATTGTGATCGGAATATCGAGCTCTGGAATACACTCCAATGGTTTAACTCTCGCAAGAAAACTTTTAATTCCAAAATACGGGCTTGATTATGAATACAATGGAAAAAAGCTATGGGAATGGCTCCTGGAACCTACGAGGATCTACGTTAAGCCAATCCTTAAGCTTATAAATGAGGTTGAAGTTCATGGGCTCGCTCACATAACCGGTGGCGGTTTGCTTAACTTAAAGAGATTAACAAAGTATGGCTTTGAGCTGGAGATGCCACCCATTGATGGGATATTCAAGCTTATCTACGAGAACGGTGTCCCACTTGAAGAGATGTTTAGGGTTTTCAACATGGGGGTCGGCTTCATGGTTATAGTTCCCCAGGAGGAAAAAGAGAATGCGCTACAGATATTAAATAAGTACTATGAGAGCTTTGAACTTGGAAAGGTCATAAAAGAACCCGAAAAGATAAAGGTAAAGAACTATGGAATAACGCTTTAG
- a CDS encoding valine--tRNA ligase has product MLPKNYDPNEIEPKWQKYWLEEKIYKYRLDENKPSYAIDTPPPFTSGTLHLGHVLSHTWIDIIARYKRMRGYNVLFPQGFDNHGLPTELKVEKEFGITKDQPEEFLKKCVEWTWQAIEAMRKQFIRIGYSADWDLEYHTMDDWYKAAVQRSLLEFYKKGLIYREEHPVYWCPKCRTSLAKAEVGYVEEEGYLYYIKLPLADGSGYIPIATTRPELMPACVAVFVHPDDERYKHLVGKKVKLPIFEREVPILADEDVDPNFGTGAVYNCTYGDEQDIVWQKRYNLPVIIVINEDGTMNENAGPYAGLKIEEARKKIAEDLEKMGLLYKKEKIKHRVLRHTERSSCMAPIELLPKKQWFIKVKDLIDEIIKVAKEINWYPEDMFLRLKDWAESMDWDWVISRQRVFGTPFPFWVCKNGHIIPAREEDLPVDPRFDKPPVDKCPVCGAEIEPVTDVLDCWVDSSITPLIITKWHEAIKGDEEAKKWFEHNFPTALRPQGTDIIRTWAFYTILRTYVLTGKKPWKDIVINGMVAGPDGRKMSKSYGNVVSPEEVIPKYGADALRLWTALAPPGEDHPFKWETVDYNYRFLQKVWNIYRFAERHIKDFDYEKYRDVELEPLDKWILSRLHRIIKFATEELERYRFNLITRELITFIWHEVADDYIEMIKYRLYGEDEESKLKAKVALYELLYNVMLLLAPFVPHITEEIYHAIFKEKIGEKSVHLLSWPEYREDRIDEEAEKIGELARKIVSEMRKYKNSHGLPLNAKLKHVAIYALDSYERLKLIERDIAGTMNIERLEIVKGEPHLEERIVEVKPNYKNIGPKYGKLVPRIVQYLRENAESIVREIKEKGKAEFEVEGKKVELTKEDITVRKEVFSEGEKVETSVVDDVVIVFF; this is encoded by the coding sequence ATGCTTCCAAAGAATTACGACCCAAACGAGATTGAGCCTAAGTGGCAGAAATATTGGCTCGAGGAGAAGATATACAAATACAGGCTAGATGAAAACAAGCCTAGCTATGCTATAGATACGCCACCACCCTTCACGAGCGGTACCCTGCACCTCGGTCACGTGCTTAGTCATACCTGGATTGATATTATAGCTAGATACAAAAGGATGAGGGGATACAACGTCCTCTTTCCCCAGGGATTCGATAATCATGGATTGCCTACCGAACTTAAAGTCGAGAAGGAGTTTGGAATAACGAAGGATCAGCCCGAAGAATTCCTAAAGAAGTGTGTAGAATGGACTTGGCAGGCTATAGAAGCAATGAGAAAGCAGTTTATAAGGATAGGATACTCAGCGGACTGGGATCTTGAATATCACACGATGGATGACTGGTATAAAGCTGCGGTTCAGAGATCTCTTCTCGAGTTCTATAAGAAAGGCTTAATCTACAGGGAGGAGCATCCGGTTTACTGGTGCCCCAAGTGCAGAACGAGCCTAGCTAAAGCTGAAGTGGGTTACGTCGAGGAGGAGGGTTACCTCTACTACATAAAGCTACCTCTGGCTGATGGTTCCGGTTACATTCCGATAGCCACCACTAGGCCTGAGCTAATGCCCGCGTGTGTGGCCGTTTTTGTTCACCCAGACGATGAAAGGTACAAGCACCTAGTCGGTAAAAAGGTTAAACTCCCAATATTTGAGAGAGAAGTTCCAATACTAGCGGATGAAGACGTTGATCCGAACTTCGGAACGGGAGCTGTCTACAATTGTACCTATGGTGATGAGCAGGATATAGTCTGGCAGAAGCGCTACAATCTCCCCGTGATAATAGTAATAAACGAAGATGGAACAATGAACGAGAACGCTGGACCTTACGCTGGACTCAAAATAGAGGAAGCCAGGAAGAAGATAGCGGAAGATCTTGAGAAGATGGGGCTACTTTACAAGAAGGAGAAGATAAAGCACAGAGTTCTAAGGCACACTGAGAGAAGCTCCTGTATGGCTCCGATAGAGCTTTTACCCAAGAAGCAGTGGTTCATTAAGGTGAAGGATCTCATCGATGAGATAATTAAAGTAGCTAAGGAGATAAACTGGTATCCGGAGGATATGTTCCTAAGGCTCAAGGATTGGGCCGAGAGCATGGATTGGGATTGGGTAATAAGTAGGCAGAGGGTCTTTGGGACTCCCTTCCCATTCTGGGTGTGTAAGAATGGCCATATAATTCCTGCTAGAGAGGAGGATCTACCTGTTGATCCTAGATTCGATAAGCCTCCAGTTGACAAATGCCCCGTATGTGGGGCCGAAATTGAGCCTGTAACTGATGTGCTCGATTGCTGGGTTGATTCCAGTATAACTCCACTCATAATAACGAAATGGCATGAAGCGATAAAGGGCGATGAAGAGGCCAAGAAGTGGTTCGAGCATAACTTCCCCACAGCCCTTAGACCCCAGGGAACAGATATAATAAGGACTTGGGCCTTCTACACGATACTCAGAACTTACGTCTTAACCGGAAAGAAGCCCTGGAAGGATATAGTGATAAACGGAATGGTCGCCGGCCCTGACGGGAGGAAGATGAGCAAAAGCTATGGAAACGTCGTATCCCCTGAGGAGGTAATACCTAAGTACGGTGCTGATGCACTTAGGCTATGGACTGCATTAGCTCCCCCAGGAGAGGATCATCCCTTCAAGTGGGAGACTGTTGATTACAACTACAGGTTCTTGCAAAAGGTCTGGAACATTTACCGCTTTGCGGAGAGGCACATAAAGGACTTTGACTATGAAAAGTACAGGGATGTGGAGCTTGAACCCCTTGACAAGTGGATACTCTCAAGGCTCCACAGGATCATTAAGTTCGCAACTGAGGAACTCGAGAGGTACAGGTTCAACTTAATAACCAGGGAACTCATAACGTTCATCTGGCACGAGGTTGCCGATGACTACATCGAGATGATAAAGTACAGGCTCTATGGAGAAGATGAAGAGAGTAAGCTGAAGGCTAAAGTTGCACTTTATGAGTTGCTCTACAATGTGATGTTGCTCCTTGCCCCGTTCGTCCCCCACATAACCGAAGAGATATATCATGCAATATTCAAGGAAAAGATCGGGGAGAAGAGCGTTCATCTTCTTAGCTGGCCGGAATACAGAGAAGACAGAATTGACGAGGAAGCCGAGAAGATAGGAGAATTAGCCAGGAAGATAGTGAGTGAGATGAGGAAGTACAAGAATTCTCATGGTCTTCCATTAAACGCAAAGCTCAAGCACGTTGCAATATATGCTCTGGATAGCTATGAGAGGCTTAAGCTAATAGAGAGGGATATAGCTGGAACCATGAACATTGAAAGGCTTGAGATAGTTAAGGGGGAGCCACACCTTGAGGAGAGAATAGTCGAGGTAAAGCCTAACTATAAGAACATTGGTCCTAAGTATGGAAAACTAGTTCCCAGGATAGTCCAATACCTTAGGGAGAATGCTGAGAGCATTGTAAGGGAAATCAAGGAGAAAGGGAAAGCCGAGTTTGAGGTTGAGGGTAAGAAGGTTGAGCTGACTAAGGAAGACATAACGGTAAGGAAGGAAGTGTTCAGCGAAGGGGAGAAAGTGGAAACATCCGTTGTCGATGACGTAGTTATAGTCTTCTTCTAA
- the purT gene encoding phosphoribosylglycinamide formyltransferase 2, whose product MIKLRDELGTATTDSAQKILLLGSGELGKEIAIEAQRLGVEVVAVDRYANAPAMQVAHRSYVGNMMDKDFLWSVVEREKPDAIIPEIEAINLDALFEFEKDGYFVVPNARATWIAMHRERLRETLVKEAKVPTSRYMYATTLDELYEACEKIGYPCHTKAIMSSSGKGSYFVKGPEDIPKAWEEAKTKARGSAEKIIVEEHIDFDVEVTELAVRHFDENGEIVTTFPKPVGHYQIDGDYHASWQPAEISEKAEREVYRIAKRITDVLGGLGIFGVEMFVKGDKVWANEVSPRPHDTGMVTLASHPPGFSEFALHLRAVLGLPIPGEWVDGYRLFPMLIPAATHVIKAKVSGYSPRFRGLVKALSVPNATVRLFGKPEAYVGRRLGIALAWDKDVEVAKRKAEMVAHMIELRTRSSDWHDQNYEKRKHLLR is encoded by the coding sequence ATGATAAAGCTTAGAGATGAACTTGGAACTGCAACTACGGATTCAGCCCAAAAGATCCTCCTTTTAGGGAGTGGTGAGCTTGGAAAGGAGATAGCGATTGAAGCCCAAAGACTAGGCGTTGAGGTTGTAGCCGTTGACCGCTACGCTAACGCTCCAGCTATGCAAGTTGCCCACAGGAGTTACGTCGGGAACATGATGGATAAGGATTTCCTTTGGAGCGTCGTTGAAAGGGAAAAGCCCGATGCAATTATCCCCGAGATAGAGGCGATAAATCTAGATGCCCTCTTCGAATTCGAGAAGGATGGTTATTTTGTAGTTCCAAATGCAAGAGCTACCTGGATAGCTATGCACAGGGAGAGGCTTAGGGAAACCCTTGTGAAGGAAGCAAAGGTTCCTACTTCCAGGTATATGTACGCTACAACCCTTGATGAACTCTATGAGGCCTGTGAAAAGATCGGTTATCCATGCCACACAAAGGCTATAATGAGCTCCTCGGGAAAGGGATCGTACTTCGTCAAGGGGCCCGAGGACATTCCGAAAGCCTGGGAAGAAGCAAAGACTAAAGCGAGAGGTAGTGCAGAGAAGATAATAGTTGAGGAACATATAGACTTTGACGTGGAGGTTACGGAATTAGCCGTTAGACATTTTGATGAGAATGGGGAGATCGTGACTACTTTCCCAAAGCCCGTTGGCCATTACCAGATAGATGGTGATTACCACGCAAGCTGGCAACCGGCCGAGATTAGTGAGAAAGCTGAAAGGGAGGTCTACAGGATAGCGAAGAGGATTACAGATGTTCTTGGAGGCTTAGGGATTTTCGGTGTTGAGATGTTTGTTAAGGGGGATAAAGTCTGGGCGAATGAAGTTTCTCCAAGGCCTCATGATACTGGAATGGTAACTTTGGCTTCTCATCCTCCAGGATTCTCTGAGTTTGCCCTTCACTTAAGGGCAGTTCTTGGGCTTCCAATCCCAGGGGAGTGGGTAGATGGCTATAGGCTTTTCCCGATGCTTATACCTGCTGCAACTCACGTTATAAAGGCAAAGGTTTCAGGGTATTCACCTAGATTCAGAGGATTAGTCAAAGCTCTAAGCGTTCCAAACGCAACGGTGAGGCTTTTCGGTAAGCCTGAAGCTTACGTTGGAAGAAGACTGGGTATCGCTCTAGCCTGGGATAAGGATGTTGAGGTTGCGAAAAGGAAAGCTGAAATGGTAGCTCACATGATTGAGCTGAGAACGAGGAGTAGCGACTGGCACGATCAAAATTATGAAAAAAGGAAGCACTTACTCCGATAG
- a CDS encoding PIN domain-containing protein, protein MKVVVDANVIISAFKRDSVTRKILLFPFINFYSPAYLLDELEEHKGEIMKKLRSMKKNLRSF, encoded by the coding sequence ATGAAAGTTGTCGTTGATGCTAACGTGATTATTTCTGCATTCAAAAGGGATTCTGTAACCCGGAAGATTCTCCTTTTTCCGTTCATAAATTTCTACTCACCAGCGTATCTTCTAGATGAACTTGAAGAGCACAAGGGAGAAATCATGAAAAAGCTAAGGTCAATGAAGAAGAATTTAAGGTCATTTTAA
- the purE gene encoding 5-(carboxyamino)imidazole ribonucleotide mutase, protein MKSEKPLVGIIMGSDSDLPVMKEAARILEEFGVPYEITIISAHRTPERAYEYAKKAEERGIEVIIAGAGGAAHLPGIIASLTVLPVIGVPIKSKALNGLDSLLSIVQMPSGIPVATVAIDNAKNAALLALRILGIKYPEIKEKLRRYMKDMKRKVEEKAKRLEEMGWERYLSE, encoded by the coding sequence ATGAAAAGTGAAAAGCCACTCGTTGGAATTATAATGGGTAGTGACTCTGATTTACCAGTAATGAAAGAGGCCGCAAGGATTTTGGAAGAGTTTGGGGTTCCGTATGAGATAACGATAATATCGGCCCATAGGACTCCAGAGAGAGCTTATGAATACGCAAAGAAAGCGGAGGAAAGGGGAATAGAAGTAATAATAGCTGGAGCTGGAGGAGCGGCCCACCTCCCAGGGATTATTGCATCACTAACGGTTCTACCCGTTATTGGAGTGCCAATAAAGAGTAAAGCCTTGAATGGTCTCGACTCCTTGTTATCGATAGTTCAAATGCCAAGTGGGATCCCGGTTGCTACCGTAGCTATAGATAACGCGAAGAACGCTGCACTTTTAGCCCTGAGGATCCTGGGAATAAAATACCCCGAGATCAAAGAAAAGCTTAGAAGGTACATGAAAGATATGAAAAGGAAAGTCGAAGAAAAGGCAAAAAGATTAGAAGAGATGGGATGGGAAAGGTATCTATCGGAGTAA